The Bacillus carboniphilus genome window below encodes:
- a CDS encoding ABC transporter permease subunit, whose protein sequence is MRNYPLIIGSFTLTTIILLSFIAPYLPFVDAELKELVMYRNEEGIQVPAYPPSEDFPLGSDHNGRDFLSILLMGAKETLMMVFGILFIRYLIALPLGIGAYYSRFIKFLMNCAYQFSMSMPPIFIVSIFIGFPIILFSDIRPIWMILVIALVDVGRVAELFHRSLIEIGKKSFVESGIVAGCTKPKLFTRYYWPFLQPHIFTNVTFDAGKILFLLAQFGVMGIFIQHTYESQLSGAYQMMSDTNAWPMFFHRLHETIRIYEWMPFSAIFAIAITMLAFYLTGEGIQRYFHQKYNRNGSVDL, encoded by the coding sequence ATGAGAAATTATCCTCTCATAATTGGTAGTTTTACGCTAACTACTATTATTCTTTTATCTTTTATTGCGCCTTATCTTCCATTTGTTGACGCAGAACTGAAGGAATTAGTGATGTACCGAAATGAAGAGGGGATTCAAGTTCCCGCCTACCCACCTTCTGAAGATTTCCCATTAGGGTCTGATCATAATGGACGAGACTTTCTAAGCATTCTTTTAATGGGAGCAAAAGAAACACTCATGATGGTTTTTGGAATATTGTTCATTAGGTATTTAATAGCTCTTCCTTTAGGAATTGGTGCTTATTATTCTAGGTTCATCAAGTTTTTGATGAACTGTGCTTATCAGTTTTCTATGAGCATGCCACCTATATTCATCGTTTCTATTTTTATCGGCTTTCCAATCATTCTTTTTTCTGATATCCGTCCAATCTGGATGATTCTTGTCATAGCTCTTGTGGATGTTGGAAGGGTGGCAGAGTTGTTCCATCGATCACTCATTGAAATTGGGAAGAAGTCCTTTGTGGAAAGTGGAATTGTGGCGGGGTGTACAAAACCCAAGTTATTTACTCGATACTATTGGCCATTTTTACAACCTCATATCTTTACGAATGTCACGTTTGATGCTGGAAAGATCCTTTTTCTACTAGCCCAATTTGGAGTAATGGGAATCTTTATTCAACATACATATGAATCCCAATTAAGTGGAGCCTATCAAATGATGAGTGACACAAATGCTTGGCCGATGTTTTTCCATAGGCTACATGAAACGATTCGTATATATGAGTGGATGCCATTCTCAGCTATTTTTGCTATCGCAATCACGATGCTTGCGTTCTATTTAACTGGAGAAGGAATTCAACGATATTTCCATCAAAAATATAATCGAAACGGTAGTGTAGACTTATAA
- a CDS encoding ABC transporter permease subunit produces the protein MTLVLIVILTIPRTVEYEAGRGGMFLSAEPTYSFELHKEQFLSFFASFTNGDLQEIKVYEKSIVEHVSDTVFKSLLIVIPAIFLGFLGGIIKGAFDFKTRRRKWNIFGKPLTWLSISIPDLFFIIMIQFFLIFLYKEGVLTEVHLIGDDYLQNYVYCIIFLAIYPFFYTARATFISLESEMGFDYIRTAKAKGTKTNKIIFTHVLKNALPVIFSHMDTVVLYVLSNLFIVEFFTMFRGAAYYFFTFVAPPSGFMVGQQFSIHYIPALLYAIFFTWILFVSRVISAVSTSSVTPSGRGESL, from the coding sequence ATGACGCTCGTTTTAATCGTTATTTTAACAATACCTAGAACAGTAGAGTACGAGGCTGGAAGAGGGGGCATGTTTCTTTCTGCGGAACCTACCTATTCTTTTGAGTTACATAAAGAACAATTCCTTTCATTCTTTGCCTCCTTTACAAACGGAGACTTACAAGAAATAAAGGTTTATGAAAAATCAATTGTTGAACATGTTTCAGATACAGTGTTTAAGAGTTTACTGATTGTAATTCCTGCGATATTTCTCGGTTTCCTAGGTGGAATTATAAAAGGGGCCTTTGATTTTAAAACCCGAAGGAGAAAATGGAACATTTTTGGTAAACCCCTCACTTGGCTTTCCATATCTATTCCTGACCTGTTTTTTATTATTATGATTCAGTTCTTTTTGATCTTCCTATACAAGGAAGGAGTTCTGACTGAAGTTCATTTAATAGGTGATGATTACTTACAAAACTATGTATATTGCATTATCTTCTTAGCAATCTATCCGTTTTTCTATACGGCAAGGGCCACCTTTATTTCACTAGAGAGTGAGATGGGCTTCGACTATATAAGAACGGCGAAGGCAAAAGGTACAAAAACCAATAAGATTATTTTTACTCATGTGTTGAAGAATGCGTTACCTGTCATTTTTAGCCACATGGATACGGTTGTCCTTTACGTCCTCTCAAATTTATTTATTGTTGAGTTTTTTACAATGTTTAGAGGAGCCGCTTACTACTTCTTTACTTTTGTGGCTCCACCGTCAGGATTTATGGTGGGACAGCAATTCTCTATTCACTACATCCCAGCATTACTGTACGCTATCTTTTTTACTTGGATTTTATTTGTTTCAAGAGTGATTTCAGCGGTCAGTACATCATCGGTAACTCCTAGTGGAAGGGGCGAGTCTTTATGA
- a CDS encoding acyl-CoA dehydrogenase family protein, translating to MKNLFIRNEKEEYWVQKAQELASEFKKTASIHDIEGSFPFDHFSMLKDAGVTALTVQNEFGGQGLPLYSFLLVQEEIARGDGATALCLGWHNGTFIQLNETEKWTPVMLEKISREAVDYGILINSAATEPKTGSPARGGKPETEAKRVKGTWLISGKKTFTSLAPALDYFIVTAWIEEKQGIGEFLIPKEADGLRIEETWNTLGMRSTRSDDLILEQVRVPSEYLVSMKGEAKKKLPQAWLLHIPACYLGIASAARDFAVEFAKEYQPNSLPHPISDIPEIRRKVALMDVELMKSRHFMYHVASLWENSEKRIELGPTLMAVKTEVTNAAVNVVDLAMRIVGGHSLSKGNPLERYYRDVRAGLHNPPSDDITYKVLGDMGFKEEA from the coding sequence ATGAAAAACTTATTTATTCGGAATGAAAAAGAAGAGTACTGGGTTCAAAAAGCCCAGGAATTAGCTTCTGAGTTTAAAAAGACAGCGAGTATTCATGATATTGAAGGGTCTTTCCCATTTGATCATTTTTCTATGTTAAAAGATGCAGGGGTTACGGCGTTAACAGTTCAAAATGAATTTGGTGGTCAAGGTCTTCCTTTATATTCATTTTTACTTGTTCAAGAGGAGATTGCCAGGGGTGATGGGGCCACAGCACTTTGTTTGGGTTGGCATAATGGGACGTTTATTCAATTAAATGAAACGGAAAAGTGGACGCCTGTTATGCTTGAAAAAATATCAAGAGAAGCGGTTGATTATGGGATATTGATAAACAGCGCGGCCACAGAACCCAAAACTGGCAGTCCTGCACGCGGAGGAAAGCCGGAGACTGAAGCTAAGAGAGTAAAAGGAACCTGGTTGATTAGTGGGAAGAAGACCTTTACTTCTTTAGCACCAGCACTTGATTATTTTATTGTAACGGCGTGGATTGAGGAAAAGCAGGGGATTGGAGAGTTTCTAATACCTAAGGAAGCAGATGGACTCCGAATTGAAGAAACATGGAATACTCTTGGTATGAGAAGTACAAGGAGTGATGATTTAATTTTGGAGCAGGTTAGGGTTCCTTCTGAGTATTTAGTGAGTATGAAAGGGGAAGCGAAAAAGAAGCTACCTCAAGCATGGTTGCTGCATATACCAGCTTGCTATTTAGGAATTGCCTCTGCAGCTCGTGATTTTGCTGTGGAATTTGCGAAAGAGTACCAGCCCAATAGTTTGCCGCATCCTATTAGTGACATTCCAGAAATCAGAAGAAAGGTTGCTTTAATGGATGTAGAATTGATGAAGTCACGTCATTTTATGTATCATGTGGCGTCTCTTTGGGAGAACTCGGAAAAAAGAATTGAGCTTGGCCCAACCTTAATGGCTGTTAAAACAGAAGTGACCAATGCAGCCGTGAATGTAGTTGACTTGGCGATGAGGATTGTTGGTGGACATAGTTTGTCTAAGGGGAATCCATTAGAGAGGTATTACCGAGATGTCCGAGCGGGGCTCCATAATCCGCCGAGCGACGATATAACATATAAGGTATTAGGTGATATGGGGTTTAAGGAAGAAGCTTGA
- a CDS encoding Na+/H+ antiporter — protein MEDLHHIFEMGLLMVILAAGITAIAKKFKQPYPIVLVVVGAIIGLLDIPFLEPVKLLVTEEETFHFMVITLFLPALLGEAALKLPYSKLRDNKGPILSLAFGGTFLSFLVIGFSLYWIFDFSIPTSFVFAALMSATDPVSVLSIFKSVGVQKRLAIVVEGESLFNDGLAVVLFKISAFSLLMYIDMGVPGIGSGVFEFAKVVFLGVLIGGALGYGFSILVKYFDDYPLEIIFSILLFYGSFLLAENIHASGVIAVVVGAIIFGNYGASIGMSPTTKLNINNFWDVAALLANSLVFLMVGLEITRIQFSDKWGFIIVAVLLVLIARSIAVYTSLVFQKDFPTKWKHIINWGGLKGSLSIALVLSLPKDFPDRDLILILAFSVVFFSLIVQGLTIKPFIGMLGVRPKQKGNEEFEELLARLHRAEIGIEELNRIKRKLFITEVVYREFIQKYEEEIEHIQHALTNLFETSPELKEKQMKALERHTLYAESDAIRKLVQEEIISNETADRQQENIINELSKIES, from the coding sequence ATGGAAGACTTACATCATATTTTTGAAATGGGACTTTTAATGGTCATTTTAGCAGCCGGTATTACGGCTATTGCTAAAAAATTTAAACAACCATATCCAATCGTCCTTGTCGTTGTCGGTGCTATTATAGGATTATTGGATATTCCATTTCTAGAACCCGTAAAACTACTAGTAACAGAGGAAGAAACTTTTCACTTTATGGTTATTACACTATTCCTACCAGCTCTATTGGGAGAAGCTGCCCTTAAGCTTCCATATTCAAAGCTGCGAGATAATAAAGGACCCATTCTTTCGTTAGCATTCGGAGGAACTTTCCTTTCCTTTCTTGTTATAGGGTTCAGCTTATACTGGATCTTTGATTTCTCCATTCCGACTTCATTTGTTTTTGCTGCTTTGATGAGTGCAACTGACCCAGTAAGCGTTCTTTCCATTTTTAAGAGTGTCGGTGTTCAAAAAAGACTGGCGATAGTGGTGGAGGGAGAAAGCCTTTTTAATGATGGTTTAGCAGTTGTATTATTTAAAATATCGGCATTTTCTTTATTGATGTACATAGATATGGGAGTCCCAGGGATTGGTAGTGGTGTTTTTGAATTCGCCAAAGTAGTATTTTTAGGTGTTTTAATAGGTGGTGCCCTAGGGTATGGCTTTTCTATATTAGTTAAATATTTCGATGATTATCCATTAGAAATTATCTTTAGCATCTTGTTATTTTATGGTTCATTCCTCTTAGCTGAAAATATCCATGCCTCAGGAGTTATAGCAGTTGTGGTAGGTGCTATTATATTCGGAAATTATGGGGCTTCGATTGGTATGAGTCCAACGACAAAACTCAATATCAATAATTTCTGGGATGTAGCAGCCCTACTTGCTAATTCACTCGTTTTTTTAATGGTAGGATTAGAAATAACCAGAATCCAGTTTAGTGATAAATGGGGTTTTATTATAGTGGCCGTATTACTTGTTTTGATAGCAAGGAGTATAGCTGTTTATACGAGTCTTGTTTTTCAAAAAGATTTTCCAACAAAGTGGAAGCATATTATCAATTGGGGAGGATTGAAAGGGTCCCTTTCTATTGCCCTAGTACTAAGTCTACCTAAAGATTTTCCTGACCGTGATTTGATTTTAATTCTTGCGTTTTCCGTTGTTTTTTTCTCTTTAATTGTTCAGGGACTAACAATCAAACCATTTATAGGAATGTTAGGTGTTCGGCCTAAGCAGAAAGGGAACGAAGAATTTGAAGAGCTTTTAGCGAGACTCCATCGTGCTGAAATCGGGATTGAAGAATTAAATCGTATAAAAAGAAAACTGTTTATTACAGAAGTTGTATACCGAGAATTTATCCAAAAATATGAAGAAGAAATTGAGCATATCCAGCATGCTTTAACGAACCTATTTGAGACGAGCCCGGAACTGAAAGAAAAGCAAATGAAAGCACTAGAACGACACACCCTATATGCTGAAAGTGACGCCATTAGAAAACTAGTCCAAGAAGAAATCATTTCAAACGAAACGGCGGATCGACAACAAGAGAATATCATAAATGAACTATCCAAAATTGAATCTTGA
- a CDS encoding aminopeptidase, whose translation MSTFEQQLKKYAELAVKVGVNVQKGQTLAISASIEVAEFVREVAKEAYKAGAKNVMVDWADDAISRIKYDMAPDEAFTEFPMWRAKEREELAENGAAFMSIVSSNPDLFKGVDPERISNFQKAAGQALKKYRQFVQSDKIAWTVIAAPSKDWADKVFAGEENSLDKLWDAIFKAVRVDQEDPVAAWKNHDETLHEKVDYLNNKKYKTLHYKAQGTDLKIDLHEKHQWAGAGSVDPRGVTFMANMPTEEVFTVPLKEGVNGTVSSTKPLSYGGNLIDNFTLTFENGRIVDVKAEQGEAILKKLVETDEGSHYLGEVALVPHDSPISNSNILFYNTLFDENASNHLAIGNGYAFCIEGGKTMSEEELEKHGVNSSITHVDFMIGSADMDIDGIKEDGTVEPIFRNGNWAF comes from the coding sequence ATGTCTACATTCGAACAGCAATTAAAAAAATATGCTGAATTAGCTGTAAAAGTTGGGGTTAATGTTCAAAAAGGGCAAACGTTGGCGATATCTGCTTCCATAGAAGTTGCGGAATTTGTCCGTGAAGTTGCTAAGGAAGCTTATAAAGCAGGTGCCAAAAATGTAATGGTTGATTGGGCTGATGATGCAATATCAAGAATCAAGTATGATATGGCACCAGACGAAGCTTTCACTGAGTTTCCAATGTGGAGAGCTAAAGAGCGTGAAGAGTTAGCAGAAAACGGTGCGGCATTTATGTCTATCGTTTCTTCTAATCCTGACCTTTTTAAAGGTGTGGACCCTGAAAGAATTTCTAACTTCCAAAAGGCTGCTGGCCAAGCACTAAAAAAATATCGTCAATTTGTTCAATCAGACAAAATTGCCTGGACTGTTATTGCTGCACCATCTAAGGATTGGGCTGACAAAGTGTTCGCTGGTGAAGAAAACAGTCTAGATAAATTATGGGACGCTATCTTCAAAGCTGTTCGTGTAGACCAGGAAGATCCTGTAGCAGCATGGAAGAATCATGACGAAACACTTCATGAAAAAGTTGATTACCTAAATAACAAAAAATATAAAACCCTTCACTACAAAGCTCAAGGTACCGACTTAAAAATTGACCTTCATGAAAAACATCAATGGGCTGGTGCAGGAAGTGTTGACCCAAGAGGGGTTACCTTTATGGCGAACATGCCAACCGAAGAAGTATTCACAGTTCCTTTAAAAGAAGGTGTTAATGGTACAGTTTCTAGCACAAAGCCATTAAGCTATGGTGGAAACTTAATTGATAACTTCACACTAACTTTTGAGAATGGTCGAATTGTGGATGTAAAAGCAGAGCAAGGTGAAGCAATTTTGAAGAAGCTTGTTGAAACTGATGAAGGCTCACATTATCTCGGTGAGGTGGCACTTGTACCTCATGATTCACCTATTTCAAATTCCAATATCTTATTCTACAACACATTATTTGATGAAAATGCATCCAATCACCTCGCAATCGGTAATGGATATGCTTTCTGTATCGAAGGCGGAAAAACAATGAGTGAAGAAGAATTAGAAAAGCACGGTGTAAACTCAAGTATCACGCACGTTGACTTCATGATTGGTTCTGCCGATATGGATATCGACGGCATCAAAGAAGACGGTACGGTTGAACCAATCTTCCGTAACGGGAATTGGGCGTTTTAA